The following are from one region of the Corynebacterium hindlerae genome:
- a CDS encoding M3 family metallopeptidase, producing the protein MNPLVEPSQLDYQLPPFAEIKNEHYLPAFLAALDDHNAEISAIVSNPEPPTWENTMEAFEASGTALTRVSNVFFNLSGTDASDEFNEISAEILPKLSAHSSAIYQNEALYQRLQSVTAPEDEESQRLHEHTLRAFRRRGADLSAEGKTRLTEIDQRLSTLGEEFRNNLLEDTKELAVSFTREELDGFSQSRIDSAAAYAKEIGREGYVIPLELPTVQSEQAVLTRPDSRARLYEQSQQRGRKNGDVALEMARLRAERAELLGYANHAEFVVEEETADSAEAVRNLLRDLAPAASANAAGEYKLLADAAGTEITGADWPYWESKVRARDFALDEDELRQYFPLNRVLKDGVFYAANLLYGITVTPRPDLQGYAEGVDVWEVKEEDGTGIGLLLTDYFGRPSKRGGAWMSSFVDQSHLMGTKPVIVNVMGITQPVDGEAYLTLDELTTVFHEFGHALHGLLSDVCYPSFSGTSVPRDYVEFPSQINENWAFHPAVLANYAPDLPQRLVDAIEAAKQFGQGFGTAEYLAASIIDYAWHSLSAAELAKIDDIDAFEKQALEDYGLNVDHIKARYQTRYFNHIFGGGYSAGYYSYLWAEVLDADGFDWFSEQSDLRAAGQRFRDLVLSRGASRDYTAAFTELRGRERDIAPLLRRRGLGGTKV; encoded by the coding sequence GTGAACCCACTTGTAGAACCATCCCAGCTCGACTACCAACTTCCGCCGTTCGCGGAGATTAAAAACGAGCATTATCTGCCGGCTTTTCTCGCCGCTCTCGATGACCACAACGCGGAGATTTCCGCCATCGTGTCCAATCCGGAGCCTCCGACCTGGGAAAACACGATGGAAGCTTTCGAGGCTTCTGGAACTGCGCTGACCCGGGTGTCTAACGTCTTTTTCAACCTTTCCGGCACCGACGCTTCCGACGAGTTCAACGAGATTTCCGCCGAGATCCTGCCGAAGCTGTCCGCGCACAGCTCCGCGATCTACCAAAATGAAGCGCTCTACCAGCGGCTCCAATCGGTCACTGCGCCGGAAGACGAGGAGAGCCAGCGTCTGCATGAGCACACGCTGCGCGCTTTCCGACGCCGTGGTGCCGATCTTTCTGCCGAAGGAAAAACCCGACTGACGGAGATCGACCAGCGCCTGTCCACCCTCGGCGAGGAATTCCGTAACAACCTGCTGGAGGACACCAAAGAACTGGCGGTATCCTTCACCCGCGAAGAACTCGACGGCTTCTCGCAGTCCCGCATCGACTCTGCCGCGGCCTACGCCAAGGAGATCGGACGCGAGGGATACGTGATTCCGCTGGAGCTGCCTACCGTGCAGTCCGAACAGGCGGTGCTGACCCGACCTGATTCCCGTGCTCGCCTCTACGAACAGTCCCAGCAGCGTGGCCGAAAGAACGGCGACGTGGCCCTGGAAATGGCTCGCCTGCGCGCCGAACGCGCGGAGCTCTTGGGATACGCCAACCATGCGGAGTTCGTGGTGGAGGAAGAAACCGCCGATAGTGCGGAGGCAGTGCGCAACCTGCTACGCGACCTCGCCCCAGCCGCCTCCGCCAACGCAGCAGGGGAGTACAAGCTCCTTGCCGACGCCGCCGGCACCGAGATCACCGGCGCTGACTGGCCCTACTGGGAGTCCAAAGTGCGCGCGCGTGATTTCGCGCTCGACGAGGACGAACTGCGCCAGTACTTCCCGCTTAACCGGGTACTTAAAGACGGCGTGTTCTACGCAGCGAACCTGCTCTACGGCATCACTGTGACGCCGCGTCCTGATCTCCAGGGCTACGCCGAAGGCGTGGACGTGTGGGAGGTCAAGGAGGAGGACGGCACCGGGATCGGCCTGCTGCTCACAGATTACTTTGGACGGCCGTCGAAAAGAGGCGGTGCCTGGATGAGCTCCTTCGTCGACCAAAGTCACCTCATGGGAACTAAGCCGGTGATCGTCAACGTCATGGGCATCACCCAACCCGTCGACGGCGAGGCCTACCTCACCCTCGACGAGCTCACCACCGTCTTCCACGAGTTCGGCCACGCCCTGCACGGCCTGCTTTCCGACGTCTGTTACCCCAGCTTCTCCGGCACGAGCGTGCCCCGCGACTACGTTGAATTCCCCTCCCAGATCAACGAAAACTGGGCATTCCACCCCGCGGTGCTGGCCAACTACGCGCCGGATCTGCCACAGCGCCTCGTCGACGCCATCGAAGCCGCTAAGCAGTTCGGCCAAGGATTCGGCACCGCCGAATACCTCGCCGCTTCGATCATCGACTACGCGTGGCACAGTCTCTCCGCCGCGGAACTGGCCAAGATCGACGACATCGATGCGTTTGAGAAGCAGGCTTTGGAGGATTACGGCCTGAACGTTGACCACATCAAAGCCCGCTACCAGACCCGCTACTTCAACCACATCTTCGGCGGTGGCTACTCCGCCGGCTACTACTCTTACCTGTGGGCGGAAGTCCTCGATGCAGATGGTTTTGACTGGTTCAGTGAACAGTCTGATCTGCGGGCTGCAGGGCAGCGGTTCCGCGACCTGGTCTTGTCCCGGGGTGCGTCCCGCGACTACACCGCAGCCTTCACAGAACTGCGCGGTCGCGAACGCGACATCGCCCCACTGCTGCGCCGACGTGGGCTCGGGGGAACAAAGGTGTAG
- the malQ gene encoding 4-alpha-glucanotransferase codes for MSYFESLKELADLHGVATNYWSSNGEFIEVSEDTLLKTLHALDVAVEPNQESIGEAIMAFHDAAATQMLPPTVVMTAGTDYVVNVHVHDGAPAEVTVHLEDGSSFAAEQRENWTPPREVAGVMWGEASFAIPGDTPLGWHEITLVSGDTTATATLVVTPERLSTNTGKVTGVMSQIYSVRSSKSWGMGDFNDLGATAEVVAKHAHADFILINPLHAAEPFPPTEDSPYLPTTRRFINPIYIRVEDIPETAGLDADLQEDITQMAAEFQALNTSDTMIERNPIFQAKLQVLHEIYHVVRTPERQKAFEDYCDLEGKGLDDFARWCAAREQQEKPEDNSHGITPSLEETANFYRWMQWICDQQLENAQARAKAAGMSIGIMADLAVGVHPGGADAENLASVLAPAASVGAPADGYNQQGQDWSQPPWHPRKLAEAGYKPWRDMLRTVLRHSGGIRIDHVLGLFRLWWIPRMQSPLTGTYVYYDHNALVGILALEAERAGAVVIGEDLGTFEPWVQEVLASRGIMGTSILWFENNGSTPKPANEYRELALSSVTTHDLPPTMGYIQGSHITLRENLGVLTRPAELEEAEDVAWQNQVFAMVRGEDFGDKRFGGDMEELLVDLHRFIASTPSLLTCVCLVDMVGDIRAQNQPGTTRDMYPNWCVPLCDSTGKPVLIEDLAQHPLFKKVAEASARV; via the coding sequence GTGAGCTACTTCGAATCTTTAAAGGAACTAGCGGACCTACACGGTGTCGCTACCAACTACTGGTCTTCAAACGGTGAATTCATTGAAGTCTCGGAAGATACACTGCTCAAGACGCTCCACGCCTTAGACGTAGCTGTGGAGCCAAACCAGGAAAGCATCGGGGAGGCCATCATGGCGTTCCACGACGCCGCAGCGACCCAGATGCTGCCACCAACCGTGGTGATGACGGCGGGCACCGACTATGTGGTCAACGTGCATGTCCACGACGGCGCTCCAGCAGAGGTCACTGTTCACCTGGAGGACGGCAGCTCCTTCGCTGCCGAACAGCGAGAGAACTGGACCCCTCCGCGTGAGGTGGCCGGCGTGATGTGGGGGGAGGCATCATTCGCCATCCCGGGTGACACCCCACTCGGCTGGCATGAGATCACCCTGGTGTCCGGGGACACGACCGCTACCGCCACGCTGGTTGTCACGCCAGAACGCTTATCGACGAACACCGGAAAAGTTACCGGTGTTATGAGCCAGATCTACTCTGTGCGCAGCTCAAAGTCGTGGGGCATGGGTGACTTCAATGATCTGGGAGCGACGGCTGAGGTCGTCGCAAAGCATGCTCATGCAGATTTCATCCTGATCAACCCCCTGCATGCTGCCGAGCCGTTCCCACCCACGGAAGACTCCCCTTACCTGCCCACCACCCGCCGCTTCATCAACCCGATCTACATCCGGGTAGAAGACATTCCAGAAACCGCGGGGCTGGATGCGGATCTGCAGGAGGACATCACGCAGATGGCCGCGGAGTTCCAGGCACTGAACACCTCGGATACCATGATCGAGCGCAACCCGATCTTCCAGGCGAAACTGCAGGTCCTGCACGAGATCTACCACGTCGTCCGCACCCCGGAGCGTCAGAAAGCATTCGAGGACTACTGCGATCTCGAGGGCAAGGGCCTGGATGACTTTGCCCGCTGGTGCGCCGCCCGCGAGCAGCAAGAGAAGCCGGAGGACAACAGTCACGGCATCACCCCTTCCCTCGAAGAGACCGCGAATTTCTACCGCTGGATGCAGTGGATCTGCGACCAGCAGCTGGAAAACGCGCAAGCCCGCGCCAAAGCAGCCGGAATGAGCATCGGCATCATGGCTGACCTCGCCGTTGGTGTTCACCCTGGCGGCGCCGACGCGGAAAACCTTGCCTCCGTCCTTGCTCCAGCAGCCTCCGTCGGCGCCCCGGCAGACGGATACAACCAGCAAGGCCAGGACTGGTCCCAGCCACCATGGCACCCACGTAAACTTGCCGAAGCCGGCTACAAGCCATGGCGCGACATGCTCCGCACCGTGCTCCGCCACTCCGGCGGTATCCGCATCGACCATGTCCTCGGACTCTTCCGCCTCTGGTGGATCCCACGCATGCAATCACCGCTCACCGGAACCTACGTGTACTACGACCACAACGCGCTCGTCGGCATCCTCGCGCTGGAAGCTGAGCGCGCAGGCGCAGTCGTGATCGGTGAAGACCTCGGTACCTTCGAACCGTGGGTCCAGGAAGTGCTGGCCAGCCGTGGCATCATGGGCACCTCCATCCTGTGGTTCGAAAACAACGGCAGCACCCCGAAGCCAGCCAATGAGTACCGCGAGCTGGCCCTTTCCTCCGTCACCACCCACGATCTGCCACCAACGATGGGATACATCCAGGGATCCCACATCACGCTCCGCGAGAACCTCGGCGTCCTCACCCGCCCGGCGGAGCTCGAGGAAGCTGAGGACGTGGCCTGGCAGAACCAAGTTTTTGCCATGGTGCGTGGCGAGGACTTCGGCGACAAGCGCTTCGGTGGCGACATGGAAGAGCTGCTGGTAGACCTGCACCGCTTCATCGCCTCCACCCCATCACTGCTGACCTGTGTCTGCCTCGTGGACATGGTGGGAGATATCCGCGCCCAAAACCAACCAGGCACCACCCGCGACATGTACCCGAACTGGTGCGTCCCGCTGTGTGACTCCACCGGCAAGCCAGTCCTGATTGAGGACCTGGCCCAGCATCCGCTGTTTAAGAAGGTTGCGGAGGCCTCAGCTCGGGTGTAG
- a CDS encoding AMP-dependent synthetase/ligase: MQEYETPAPYVVEPDDTVLKLLFAQAKARPHGVMFTRPQNYEWVNVTAKEFVDEVLEVAKGLIANGVQAGDRVVLLSETRYEWSLLDFAIWAAGAASVPIYGSSSQSQIQWIIEDSGAVFAVTESREHTELMQHLVLLEDGTAQLQGSPTQLRRILEINASAIDTLKFEGRSVSDDEVMGRATAAQGADLASLVYTSGTTGRPKGCHLTHSNWVAEVRGLLSNPIGGIATPGTRVLTFLPMAHVLARAVSLAIAVSGATQNHWSDFSSLNVEFQRSRPNMILGVPRVFEKVRNAAAAKAADKSPIAGQMFLEAEKVAIEYSKSLDATGPSRALKLKHKMFDKLVYSKIRSAMGDEVKYCISGGSAISHDLLHFYRGLGVPIYEGYGLTETTAAAAVDFKPQRIGTVGRPVGGMAARINEDGEILLKGNMLFQGYWNNPEATAEAIQDGWFNTGDLGEITEDGYLIISGRKKDLIVTAGGKNVSPGPLEDLLRSHPLISQALVVGDGKPFIGALITLDEDAFRRWKLIHNLPEKATVNDLAMNPQLRADIQDAVNSANASVSHTEAIKKFYILDRDLTEEADELTPTMKVKRNVVTRRFAKEIAHIYTR, encoded by the coding sequence ATGCAGGAATACGAAACCCCGGCCCCTTATGTTGTCGAACCGGATGACACAGTACTCAAACTGCTGTTTGCGCAGGCCAAGGCCCGTCCACACGGAGTGATGTTCACCCGCCCACAGAACTATGAGTGGGTGAATGTCACGGCGAAAGAGTTCGTTGATGAAGTGTTGGAAGTCGCAAAAGGACTCATCGCCAACGGGGTGCAGGCGGGGGATAGGGTGGTGCTGCTTTCGGAAACCCGCTACGAGTGGTCCCTGCTGGACTTCGCTATTTGGGCCGCTGGCGCCGCCTCGGTACCGATCTACGGTTCCTCGTCCCAGTCGCAGATCCAGTGGATCATTGAGGATTCCGGTGCTGTCTTCGCGGTGACCGAAAGTCGCGAGCACACCGAGCTGATGCAGCACCTCGTCCTTCTTGAGGATGGTACTGCGCAGTTGCAGGGGTCGCCCACCCAGCTGCGTCGCATCCTAGAGATCAACGCCTCTGCTATTGACACCTTAAAGTTCGAGGGACGCTCCGTGAGCGATGACGAAGTGATGGGCCGCGCGACTGCCGCGCAGGGCGCTGACCTGGCATCCCTGGTCTACACTTCCGGAACCACCGGCCGTCCCAAGGGCTGCCACCTGACGCACAGCAACTGGGTCGCGGAAGTCCGTGGCCTGCTCAGCAACCCGATTGGTGGCATCGCCACCCCTGGCACCCGAGTCCTGACGTTCCTGCCGATGGCGCACGTGCTGGCCCGCGCGGTATCGCTGGCCATTGCCGTGTCCGGTGCGACCCAAAACCACTGGTCGGACTTTAGTTCTTTGAACGTCGAGTTCCAGCGCTCCCGCCCAAATATGATCCTGGGTGTGCCACGCGTGTTTGAGAAAGTTCGTAATGCGGCTGCCGCCAAGGCCGCGGACAAGTCGCCTATCGCTGGCCAGATGTTCCTGGAAGCGGAGAAGGTGGCCATCGAATACTCCAAATCCCTGGATGCCACCGGGCCGTCCCGCGCGCTGAAACTCAAGCACAAGATGTTTGACAAGCTGGTGTACAGCAAGATCCGTTCCGCAATGGGCGATGAGGTGAAGTACTGCATCTCCGGTGGCTCGGCGATCAGCCATGATCTGCTGCACTTCTACCGCGGTCTCGGGGTGCCGATCTACGAGGGCTACGGCCTCACCGAAACCACCGCTGCAGCTGCTGTGGACTTCAAACCACAGCGCATCGGCACGGTAGGGCGCCCGGTGGGAGGCATGGCTGCACGCATCAACGAAGATGGCGAGATCCTACTGAAGGGCAACATGTTGTTCCAGGGGTACTGGAACAACCCGGAGGCCACCGCGGAAGCGATCCAGGATGGCTGGTTCAATACCGGTGACCTTGGCGAAATCACCGAGGATGGCTACCTCATCATCTCCGGACGCAAGAAGGATCTGATCGTGACTGCCGGTGGCAAGAATGTGTCCCCGGGGCCACTGGAGGATCTGCTGCGTTCCCACCCGCTGATCAGTCAGGCGTTGGTGGTGGGCGACGGCAAGCCGTTCATCGGTGCGCTGATCACCCTGGACGAGGACGCGTTCCGACGTTGGAAGCTGATCCACAACCTCCCCGAAAAGGCGACGGTCAACGATCTGGCGATGAACCCACAGCTGCGGGCAGACATTCAGGACGCCGTGAACTCAGCGAATGCTTCCGTGTCCCACACCGAGGCAATCAAGAAGTTCTACATTCTCGACCGCGACCTGACCGAAGAAGCCGACGAGCTGACCCCGACGATGAAGGTCAAGCGCAACGTGGTTACTCGGCGTTTTGCCAAGGAAATCGCACACATTTATACGCGTTAG
- the hemW gene encoding radical SAM family heme chaperone HemW: MTFGIYLHVPFCASRCGYCDFNTYTPGELGMGPEPYLEALAIELELAAERTGDRLVDTVFVGGGTPSMLGSVGLTRVLDAVTANFRLKTGAEITTESNPESTSPEFFVALKEAGFTRISLGMQSAAPHVLRVLERKHTPGRAVAAAKEARAAGFEHVNLDMIYGTPGETDDDVRRTVEAILSADVDHVSAYSLIVEDGTAMARKVRKGELPAPDEDVLADRYEIIDNMLDGYDWYEVSNWAKPGGECQHNLGYWRNGDWWGAGPGAHSHIDGTRFYNVKHPRRYNDTLSRAELPIKECEVLTEEDIRTERVMLGLRLKEGIPAQWVDAPLAVDKHVRAGLLTAGERLAVTDRGRLLADGIIADLLVGV; this comes from the coding sequence GTGACCTTCGGGATTTACCTTCACGTCCCGTTTTGTGCTTCCCGCTGTGGCTACTGTGATTTCAACACGTACACCCCCGGCGAACTGGGCATGGGGCCGGAGCCGTACCTCGAAGCCCTGGCCATCGAGCTGGAACTGGCGGCCGAACGCACTGGGGACCGACTGGTAGACACTGTATTTGTTGGTGGCGGTACCCCTTCTATGCTCGGCTCAGTGGGGCTGACCAGGGTATTGGATGCGGTCACAGCGAACTTCCGGCTAAAAACCGGCGCCGAAATCACCACGGAATCCAACCCGGAGAGCACCAGCCCAGAATTTTTCGTAGCCCTCAAGGAAGCGGGGTTCACCCGGATTTCCCTAGGGATGCAGAGCGCTGCGCCCCACGTGCTGCGCGTCCTGGAGCGGAAACACACCCCGGGACGCGCCGTTGCAGCTGCGAAGGAAGCACGCGCCGCGGGGTTCGAGCACGTGAACCTGGACATGATCTACGGCACCCCGGGGGAAACCGACGATGACGTCAGAAGAACCGTCGAAGCGATCTTGTCAGCCGACGTGGATCACGTCTCGGCCTACTCCCTCATCGTCGAGGACGGCACCGCCATGGCGCGGAAAGTGCGCAAGGGCGAGCTACCAGCTCCGGACGAGGACGTACTGGCAGACCGGTACGAAATTATCGATAACATGCTGGATGGCTACGACTGGTACGAGGTGTCCAACTGGGCGAAGCCTGGTGGTGAGTGCCAGCACAACCTGGGGTATTGGCGGAACGGGGACTGGTGGGGCGCCGGGCCCGGCGCGCACTCGCATATCGACGGTACCCGGTTCTACAACGTCAAGCACCCGCGTCGCTACAACGACACCCTCAGTCGCGCTGAGCTTCCGATCAAAGAATGCGAGGTGTTGACCGAGGAAGACATCCGCACTGAACGAGTCATGCTGGGCCTGCGCCTCAAAGAGGGAATCCCCGCGCAGTGGGTAGACGCGCCGCTGGCCGTCGATAAGCATGTGCGTGCTGGCCTGCTGACCGCCGGCGAACGCCTTGCCGTCACCGACCGTGGGCGCTTGCTTGCCGACGGCATCATTGCGGATCTCCTGGTGGGAGTCTAG
- the hrcA gene encoding heat-inducible transcriptional repressor HrcA → MASSTKARRQQVLNAIVADYIALQEPVGSKALVERHKLQVSSATIRNDMAVLEAEGLIAQEHASSGRIPTEKGYRMFVDSIHEVKPMSPAERKAILGFLEGGVDLEDVLRRSVQLLAQLTRQAAVIQLPSLRTSRVKHCEVVALTPTRLLLVMITDLGRVEQRNVELMRPIEDVSTLRSLLNNALAEKTMADASLALADLVEHTPSELRDEMLRCATVLIETLVEAPSDRLILAGTSNLSRISPLSASVLEALEEQVVVLKLLSHVQEGQVNVSIGAEHQEQGLQSASIVSTGYGDEDATFGALGVVGPTYMDYTGTISKVSAVAQYVSEVLKN, encoded by the coding sequence ATGGCTTCCTCAACCAAAGCACGCCGGCAACAGGTGCTCAACGCCATCGTTGCTGACTACATCGCATTGCAAGAACCTGTCGGATCGAAGGCTCTGGTGGAACGGCACAAGCTGCAGGTGTCTTCTGCCACGATCCGCAATGACATGGCTGTGCTGGAAGCTGAGGGGCTCATCGCCCAGGAACACGCCAGCTCAGGACGTATCCCTACGGAGAAGGGGTATCGGATGTTCGTGGATTCGATCCACGAAGTCAAGCCCATGTCGCCCGCTGAGCGTAAGGCAATCCTGGGGTTTTTGGAAGGTGGCGTGGATCTGGAAGACGTGCTGCGTCGCTCTGTTCAGCTGCTCGCGCAGCTCACTAGGCAAGCGGCGGTGATTCAGCTGCCATCGCTGCGGACTTCGCGCGTCAAACACTGCGAGGTGGTGGCGCTCACCCCGACGCGCCTGTTGCTGGTGATGATTACGGACTTGGGGCGTGTGGAACAACGCAACGTGGAGCTCATGCGGCCCATCGAGGATGTGAGTACGTTGCGGTCGCTGCTCAACAACGCGCTAGCGGAAAAAACTATGGCCGATGCATCGCTGGCGTTGGCTGATTTGGTGGAGCACACCCCGAGCGAGTTGCGGGATGAAATGTTGCGGTGCGCTACCGTCCTCATTGAGACGCTGGTAGAGGCGCCCTCGGATCGGTTGATTTTGGCGGGCACCTCGAATTTGTCTCGAATTTCGCCCTTAAGTGCATCCGTATTGGAAGCGTTGGAGGAGCAGGTAGTAGTTTTAAAGCTGCTATCACATGTGCAAGAGGGCCAAGTGAACGTCAGCATTGGTGCGGAACACCAAGAGCAAGGACTCCAATCAGCGTCCATCGTCTCCACTGGGTATGGTGACGAGGATGCCACCTTTGGTGCTCTGGGTGTGGTGGGGCCGACGTACATGGACTACACCGGAACTATTTCGAAGGTGTCCGCTGTTGCACAATATGTCAGCGAAGTGTTGAAGAATTAA
- the dnaJ gene encoding molecular chaperone DnaJ produces MARDYYGILGVDKGASDSEIKKAYRRLARKYHPDVNDTEEAAEKFREISLANEVLTDPDKRRIVDMGGDPLEQPQGFGGAPGGGFGDIFEAFFGGGGQRGPRSRVQPGADALLRTRITLEEAFAGAKKDITVDTAILCDVCEGTGSKSKAKPITCSHCGGMGSVQEVQRSFLGNVMTTRPCHVCNGTGEIIPDPCEKCAGDGRIKARKDLTVNIPAGIADGMRIRMAGRGEVGPGGGPAGDLYVEINVAPHPVFVREGNNLHVTAKVPMLDAALGCDVELEGLDGNPTTITVPAGAQPGQQVHMAGAGMPVLRAEESYGDLIAHVDVQIPTHLDSHTREVLEKLRDHRNDTAAIHSEGESESMFDRFKNRFRR; encoded by the coding sequence ATGGCGCGCGACTATTACGGCATTCTTGGAGTCGACAAGGGGGCTTCCGACTCGGAAATCAAGAAGGCTTACCGTCGACTCGCCCGGAAGTACCACCCGGACGTCAACGACACTGAAGAAGCCGCGGAAAAATTCCGCGAAATCTCCCTGGCCAATGAGGTCCTGACTGATCCAGACAAGCGTCGCATCGTTGATATGGGCGGAGATCCGCTAGAGCAGCCGCAGGGATTCGGTGGCGCGCCCGGTGGTGGATTCGGTGACATCTTCGAAGCGTTCTTTGGTGGCGGTGGGCAGCGCGGCCCACGTTCCCGCGTACAGCCCGGTGCCGACGCACTCCTGCGCACCCGCATCACCCTGGAAGAAGCCTTCGCCGGCGCCAAGAAAGACATCACCGTGGACACCGCCATCCTGTGCGATGTGTGCGAGGGCACTGGCAGCAAATCCAAGGCCAAGCCGATCACCTGTAGCCATTGTGGCGGAATGGGATCCGTCCAGGAAGTGCAGCGTTCCTTCCTTGGCAACGTCATGACCACCCGCCCCTGCCACGTTTGTAACGGCACGGGCGAGATCATCCCTGACCCGTGCGAAAAATGCGCAGGTGATGGGCGTATCAAGGCACGCAAGGATCTGACCGTCAATATCCCCGCCGGCATTGCCGACGGCATGCGCATCCGCATGGCCGGTCGCGGTGAGGTTGGCCCGGGTGGCGGTCCAGCGGGTGACCTGTATGTGGAGATCAACGTGGCACCGCACCCAGTGTTCGTGCGTGAGGGCAACAACCTGCACGTCACGGCTAAGGTTCCGATGCTTGACGCAGCGCTGGGCTGCGATGTGGAACTGGAAGGGCTGGACGGAAATCCGACCACCATCACTGTTCCCGCCGGTGCGCAACCGGGGCAGCAGGTGCACATGGCTGGTGCAGGCATGCCCGTGCTGCGTGCGGAAGAAAGCTACGGCGATCTCATCGCACACGTGGACGTTCAGATCCCCACCCACCTGGATAGCCACACGCGCGAGGTGCTGGAAAAGCTCCGCGATCACCGTAATGACACCGCCGCGATCCACAGCGAGGGCGAGTCTGAGTCCATGTTTGACCGCTTTAAGAACCGCTTCCGCCGATGA
- a CDS encoding 16S rRNA (uracil(1498)-N(3))-methyltransferase: MSLPAFVYDLDTVLAGGRPVLPENSGVLDGAEGKHAATVKRLAVGEQLLLIDGHGSGIECTVTDVAKGSLRFTVDRRVEFPQRAPVTIVQALPKSERSELAVDLMTQGGVDVIVPWQSERTIAKWGAKAEKAAAKWRSMAVSAAKQSRRMVIPQIAALADTRGVADLVAELTSRGGLAVMLHEAAAVPVTSLEFGDREVMFVVGPEGGLSPAELAQLQEAGAVTALLGPEVLRTASAGLVALAAHGALARWR; encoded by the coding sequence ATGAGTCTGCCCGCATTCGTCTACGACCTGGACACGGTCCTTGCCGGGGGTCGTCCGGTTTTGCCGGAAAACTCCGGCGTGCTGGACGGTGCGGAAGGTAAGCACGCCGCCACCGTTAAGCGCCTGGCCGTGGGGGAGCAGCTGTTGCTTATCGACGGCCACGGCTCCGGAATCGAGTGCACTGTCACTGACGTGGCCAAAGGATCGCTCCGGTTCACCGTCGACCGGCGTGTGGAGTTTCCGCAGCGCGCCCCCGTGACGATCGTGCAGGCGCTACCAAAATCGGAGCGTTCGGAACTTGCAGTCGACCTTATGACGCAGGGTGGCGTGGATGTGATTGTCCCGTGGCAGTCCGAGCGCACGATTGCGAAGTGGGGTGCCAAGGCTGAAAAAGCTGCTGCGAAGTGGCGTTCCATGGCGGTGTCTGCGGCGAAACAATCGCGCCGCATGGTCATTCCACAGATCGCAGCTCTGGCCGATACCCGCGGCGTAGCTGACCTGGTCGCAGAACTTACCAGCCGTGGTGGTCTCGCCGTGATGCTGCACGAAGCCGCGGCAGTGCCGGTTACCTCCCTGGAGTTCGGTGACCGCGAGGTGATGTTTGTGGTGGGGCCTGAGGGAGGGCTGTCCCCGGCGGAGCTCGCCCAGCTACAGGAGGCCGGTGCCGTGACCGCGCTGCTCGGCCCGGAGGTGCTGCGCACTGCGAGCGCCGGACTCGTGGCACTCGCTGCTCATGGAGCGCTCGCCCGGTGGCGGTAG
- a CDS encoding PhoH family protein yields the protein MAIYQRKDIITQNYVLDETYAQTVLGISDDNLRVLENLIPVDIFVRGTEATLTGPAHEVARVTKVLDELQAIARRGHVISPVSVKNAVKIVTQEAPQSVREVLASDIISRKGKVVRPKTLGQKEYVDAIDENTIVFGLGPAGSGKTYLAMAKAVQALHARQVSRIILTRPAVEAGEKLGFLPGTLDEKIDPYLRPLYDALRDMIDPEMIPKLIESGIIEVAPLAYMRGRTLSDSFVILDEAQNTTPAQMKMFLTRLGFGSKMVVTGDITQVDLPGGQKSGLRVVRDILRGVNDVFFMEMGSEDVVRHDLVGRIVDAYEEYEALAREDY from the coding sequence TTGGCCATTTACCAGCGCAAGGACATCATCACCCAAAATTATGTCCTTGATGAAACGTACGCGCAGACCGTCCTCGGAATCTCCGACGACAATTTGCGGGTACTGGAAAACCTGATCCCCGTCGATATTTTCGTCCGTGGCACGGAGGCGACTCTCACCGGACCGGCACATGAGGTGGCCCGGGTGACCAAGGTGCTGGATGAGCTGCAAGCGATCGCCCGTCGTGGCCACGTGATCAGCCCGGTATCGGTCAAGAATGCGGTGAAGATCGTTACCCAGGAAGCACCGCAGTCCGTTCGGGAGGTTTTGGCCTCGGACATCATTTCCCGCAAAGGGAAGGTGGTGCGCCCGAAGACCCTCGGACAGAAAGAATACGTCGACGCGATTGATGAGAACACGATTGTGTTCGGTCTCGGGCCTGCCGGTTCCGGTAAGACGTACCTGGCGATGGCGAAAGCCGTGCAGGCGCTCCACGCCCGCCAGGTCAGCCGCATCATTCTGACTCGCCCTGCCGTGGAAGCGGGGGAGAAGCTCGGGTTCCTGCCGGGCACGCTGGATGAGAAGATCGACCCGTACCTGCGCCCGCTGTACGACGCGCTCCGAGACATGATCGACCCGGAGATGATCCCAAAGCTGATCGAATCGGGCATCATCGAGGTAGCACCTCTGGCCTACATGCGCGGTCGCACGCTCAGCGATTCCTTCGTCATCCTCGACGAAGCACAAAACACCACACCAGCCCAGATGAAAATGTTCCTCACCCGGCTTGGCTTTGGCTCCAAGATGGTGGTCACCGGCGACATCACCCAGGTGGACCTGCCCGGTGGTCAAAAGTCTGGTCTGCGCGTGGTGCGGGACATCCTGCGGGGCGTGAACGACGTATTCTTCATGGAGATGGGCAGCGAAGACGTTGTCCGCCACGACCTCGTGGGCCGTATTGTGGATGCATACGAAGAGTACGAAGCGCTCGCGCGAGAGGACTATTAA